From Zhongshania aliphaticivorans, one genomic window encodes:
- a CDS encoding MBL fold metallo-hydrolase, whose product MTIKCSIVPVTAYQQNCSVMVCEETGKAAIFDPGGDIDKIEAAIASLGGTLEVIYLTHGHMDHCAAADVMRKKYGVQIIGPQKEDAFWIDKLPEWCKMTGFPHADPFTPDRWLDDEDSVSFGNQQLQVKFCPGHTPGHVVFFHEQARLAIVGDVIFQGSIGRTDFPRGDYDTLIASIQTKLWPLGDDVTFIPGHGPTSTFGHERETNPFVADGKFA is encoded by the coding sequence ATGACGATAAAGTGCTCAATCGTGCCGGTGACGGCGTATCAGCAGAACTGCTCTGTTATGGTTTGTGAAGAAACCGGCAAGGCGGCGATTTTTGATCCCGGTGGTGACATTGATAAAATCGAGGCGGCTATTGCGTCTCTCGGGGGTACCCTAGAGGTTATTTACTTGACCCACGGCCATATGGATCACTGCGCTGCGGCGGATGTCATGCGGAAAAAATACGGTGTTCAAATTATTGGCCCCCAAAAGGAAGATGCCTTCTGGATAGATAAGCTGCCCGAATGGTGCAAAATGACCGGGTTTCCTCATGCAGACCCTTTCACGCCCGACCGCTGGCTCGACGACGAAGACTCGGTCAGCTTTGGCAATCAGCAATTACAGGTTAAGTTTTGTCCCGGCCACACCCCCGGCCACGTTGTTTTTTTTCATGAGCAAGCTCGCCTAGCGATTGTTGGCGATGTGATATTCCAAGGCTCTATTGGTCGCACAGATTTCCCACGGGGTGATTACGACACCCTAATAGCGTCGATACAAACCAAGCTTTGGCCTTTAGGTGATGACGTGACCTTTATACCGGGCCACGGGCCAACGTCGACGTTTGGCCATGAGCGGGAAACCAATCCCTTTGTCGCCGATGGTAAATTCGCTTAA
- a CDS encoding alpha-ketoglutarate-dependent dioxygenase AlkB family protein gives MSTSKLSPVFIEPEHIPLAGGGLHYYPQYIPEPDPLYEQLRENISWQQPILDIYGRRHLTPRLVAFVGDSGLSYRYSGHRHYADVWPPEVLALRERIADDTGYDFNCALLNYYRNGEDSMGYHSDDEASLGSDPCVASLSLGCGRDFLLKPKGLKTKSRKIHLASGSLLLMLPPTQRHWQHALPVRKGLAQGRINITFRKVVLSLAD, from the coding sequence ATGTCGACCTCGAAATTGAGCCCCGTGTTTATTGAGCCCGAACATATTCCTTTAGCGGGGGGTGGTTTACATTATTATCCCCAGTATATCCCCGAACCCGATCCCTTGTATGAGCAGCTGCGCGAGAATATCTCTTGGCAACAGCCGATATTAGACATATATGGCCGACGCCACCTGACGCCACGGTTAGTTGCCTTTGTTGGGGATTCTGGTTTGAGTTATCGCTACAGTGGTCACCGCCATTATGCAGATGTATGGCCGCCGGAAGTGCTGGCGCTACGAGAGCGTATTGCCGACGATACTGGCTACGATTTTAACTGTGCCTTGCTCAACTACTACCGCAATGGCGAAGACAGTATGGGTTACCACAGCGACGATGAAGCCAGCTTGGGCAGTGATCCCTGTGTTGCGTCACTCAGTTTAGGGTGTGGTCGAGATTTCCTTCTGAAGCCGAAGGGGCTAAAAACCAAATCACGTAAAATACATTTAGCATCGGGATCATTGCTGTTAATGTTGCCGCCCACCCAGCGCCACTGGCAGCACGCGCTTCCAGTGCGAAAGGGGCTAGCGCAAGGAAGAATTAATATCACTTTTCGTAAAGTGGTATTATCGCTGGCGGATTGA
- the uvrY gene encoding UvrY/SirA/GacA family response regulator transcription factor, whose amino-acid sequence MITVLVADDHAMVRTGIVRMLDDADGIAVIAQAASGEEAISSCRILSPDVVLMDVRMPGIGGLEATRKLRLVSPSTRIIALSAYDQEPMPSRLLKAGASAYVTKGASEEEMVLAVRQVAKGLRYLSPSVAQAIALKGFSGDVESPFESLSEREMQISLMIANCQKVLDIAEQLHISAKTVNSYRYRIFEKLNIGGDVELTLLAIRHGLIDSPGA is encoded by the coding sequence ATGATTACAGTTTTGGTTGCCGACGATCACGCCATGGTGCGTACCGGAATAGTGCGAATGCTCGACGATGCCGACGGTATTGCGGTTATCGCCCAAGCGGCAAGTGGTGAAGAAGCAATTAGCAGCTGTCGAATATTAAGCCCCGATGTAGTGCTAATGGACGTGCGAATGCCAGGTATTGGCGGCTTAGAGGCAACGCGTAAACTGCGATTGGTGTCGCCGTCAACGCGCATTATTGCGCTGAGCGCATACGATCAAGAACCTATGCCCAGTCGCCTGCTTAAGGCTGGTGCCTCGGCCTATGTCACCAAGGGCGCCTCGGAAGAAGAAATGGTCTTGGCGGTTAGGCAAGTTGCTAAAGGGCTGCGCTATTTAAGTCCGAGCGTGGCACAGGCGATTGCATTGAAGGGCTTTAGTGGCGATGTCGAATCACCCTTTGAGTCGCTCTCTGAGCGCGAAATGCAAATTAGCCTGATGATTGCTAACTGCCAAAAGGTATTGGACATTGCTGAGCAGCTGCATATTTCAGCGAAAACGGTGAATAGCTACCGCTACCGAATTTTTGAAAAACTCAATATTGGTGGTGACGTAGAGCTCACACTCCTCGCTATTCGTCACGGCCTGATCGACTCTCCCGGCGCCTAG
- the uvrC gene encoding excinuclease ABC subunit UvrC, with the protein MTAIPNETASKPTSFDSASFLKTVTEKAGVYVMLNVAGEVLYVGKAKNLRKRLSSYFRASGLTTKTMALVGRIHEIEVTVTASEREALLLEQNLIKQYKPAYNILLRDDKSYPYIYLSTDHEHPRLSIHRGRKTGKGQYFGPYPSAAAVRESLSWLQKVFRVRQCEDSYYKGRSRPCLQYQIGRCSAPCVGIVSDKEYAVDVNYTELFLKGKSSDIQADLANQMERHAAALEFEQAADLRDRIAHLQQVQSTQCIEGETGDMDILGGVMDGGQVCIQLVCVRGGRVLGSRSYFPKSQLEEPLAMQIEAFVAQHYLIGSGASDIPREIISNIMLDDSDLLAASLTEQAGRQVSLSHKVRSNRAKWQNLALTAAEQNLKNRLASSASSLKRFKALQAVLGLEKLPERLECFDISHSSGEATVASCVVFDGNGPLKSDYRKMNIDGIAPGDDYAAMYQALSRRYTRVKAGEVLVPDILFIDGGKGQLTQAKAVMAELGIDNLLMVGVAKGSDRRAGLEILIRGDDGREISLPDNSPALHLVQHIRDESHRFAITGHKARRDKTRRQSTLEGIPGVGAKRRRELLRYFGGLQGVKQAGVEDLQRVPGISEKIALQIYEDLRSA; encoded by the coding sequence ATGACTGCTATCCCCAATGAAACCGCTTCGAAGCCGACGTCATTCGACTCTGCGAGCTTCTTAAAAACTGTCACGGAGAAGGCCGGGGTGTACGTAATGCTCAACGTCGCTGGCGAGGTGCTTTACGTCGGCAAGGCAAAGAACTTGCGCAAGCGCTTGAGCAGCTATTTTCGGGCCAGTGGATTAACCACTAAAACCATGGCTTTGGTGGGGCGTATTCACGAGATTGAAGTGACGGTGACCGCGAGTGAGCGTGAAGCGCTGCTCCTAGAACAAAATCTTATTAAGCAGTACAAGCCGGCCTATAATATTCTGCTGCGGGATGATAAATCCTATCCCTATATTTATTTGAGCACCGATCACGAGCATCCACGCTTGAGCATTCATCGCGGCCGTAAAACCGGTAAAGGTCAGTATTTTGGCCCTTACCCCAGTGCGGCGGCGGTGCGCGAAAGCTTGAGTTGGTTACAGAAAGTATTTCGGGTGCGCCAGTGTGAAGACAGCTATTACAAAGGCCGCAGCCGACCCTGTCTGCAGTACCAAATAGGGCGCTGTTCGGCGCCCTGTGTCGGTATTGTAAGCGACAAAGAATATGCTGTAGATGTTAACTATACCGAATTGTTTTTAAAGGGAAAAAGCTCAGATATACAGGCCGATTTAGCGAATCAAATGGAGCGCCACGCAGCGGCGCTGGAGTTTGAACAAGCCGCTGATTTACGCGATCGTATTGCCCATTTACAGCAGGTGCAGTCCACGCAATGCATTGAAGGTGAAACCGGCGATATGGATATTCTCGGCGGCGTCATGGACGGTGGCCAAGTCTGTATCCAGCTGGTGTGCGTGCGCGGCGGTCGAGTGCTGGGTAGTCGTAGTTACTTCCCCAAAAGCCAGCTGGAAGAGCCGCTGGCGATGCAGATCGAGGCTTTTGTGGCTCAGCACTACCTAATTGGTAGCGGCGCTAGTGATATTCCACGGGAAATTATCAGCAATATCATGCTCGACGACAGCGATTTACTGGCGGCAAGCCTTACTGAACAGGCAGGGCGCCAAGTGTCACTTAGTCACAAGGTGCGCAGCAATCGGGCTAAATGGCAAAATTTAGCGCTGACCGCCGCTGAGCAAAACCTCAAGAATCGCCTAGCGTCGTCTGCCAGCAGCCTGAAGCGCTTTAAGGCCTTGCAGGCGGTCTTGGGCTTGGAAAAACTTCCAGAGCGCCTAGAGTGCTTTGATATCAGTCACAGCAGCGGCGAGGCGACTGTGGCCTCCTGTGTGGTGTTTGATGGCAACGGGCCGCTAAAGTCTGATTATCGTAAAATGAATATTGACGGCATTGCCCCAGGTGACGATTACGCGGCGATGTACCAAGCGCTTAGCCGCCGCTATACGCGGGTTAAAGCGGGCGAAGTATTGGTGCCAGATATTTTGTTCATCGATGGTGGCAAGGGCCAGTTGACCCAGGCAAAAGCGGTGATGGCCGAACTTGGCATCGACAATCTACTGATGGTCGGGGTGGCGAAGGGCAGTGATCGCCGCGCGGGTTTAGAGATACTCATTCGCGGTGATGATGGCCGTGAAATCAGCTTGCCGGACAATAGTCCGGCTCTGCACCTCGTTCAGCACATTCGCGATGAGTCTCACCGCTTTGCCATCACGGGGCACAAGGCAAGGCGAGATAAAACCCGGCGTCAATCTACGCTTGAGGGTATACCGGGGGTTGGTGCAAAGCGACGACGAGAATTGCTCCGCTATTTCGGTGGTTTACAGGGTGTGAAGCAAGCTGGGGTAGAAGATTTACAACGAGTGCCGGGAATTAGCGAGAAAATTGCCTTACAAATCTACGAAGACCTGCGCAGCGCTTAG
- a CDS encoding NUDIX hydrolase, whose protein sequence is MNFCSNCGAKLIQQIPADDNRLRHVCPECDVIHYVNPKVVVGCLPIAGDQVLLCRRAIAPRIGSWTIPAGFMENGETMLDGALRETLEEAAAKVKDEVLYRLFDIPHINQVYVFYRGNLDGDFGVGPESLESKLFSEADIPWSELAFPIVTDVLTEYFEDRKTGQYPIRVSTPSPLWAKQVGWKPNTKKTVDE, encoded by the coding sequence ATGAATTTTTGCAGTAATTGTGGGGCTAAGCTAATACAGCAAATACCCGCAGACGATAATCGTCTCCGCCACGTTTGTCCCGAGTGCGACGTAATACACTATGTGAACCCCAAAGTTGTTGTGGGTTGTTTACCCATTGCCGGCGACCAAGTACTGCTTTGTCGTCGCGCTATTGCGCCGAGAATTGGCTCGTGGACAATTCCTGCTGGCTTCATGGAAAATGGCGAAACCATGCTCGACGGAGCGCTTCGCGAAACCCTTGAAGAAGCCGCCGCCAAAGTAAAAGATGAAGTTCTCTACCGTTTATTTGATATTCCCCACATCAACCAAGTGTATGTGTTTTATCGAGGTAATTTAGACGGCGATTTCGGTGTTGGGCCAGAGAGTCTTGAATCTAAATTATTCAGCGAAGCAGATATACCGTGGTCAGAACTTGCGTTTCCGATTGTCACCGATGTGCTGACGGAATATTTTGAAGACCGCAAAACCGGTCAATACCCGATCAGAGTGAGTACCCCAAGTCCGTTGTGGGCTAAACAGGTAGGCTGGAAGCCGAATACAAAGAAAACCGTCGACGAATAA
- the murB gene encoding UDP-N-acetylmuramate dehydrogenase — MDIQRHVDLRPYNTLGISVLADYFIEVSSLDGLSEAIEFSSRRRLRRVFIGGGSNLVLRGDIHGLVIRMAMRGISCESSGDERLVTVAAGENWDELVKYSLAQGWYGLENLISIPGQAGAAPIQNIGAYGVELANVLDSVTGWDINLNGLRTLSADDCQLAYRDSVFKGALRDVFIITAITLRLSAKPAPNLSYPALLEAIAAQAPEQAPSPELIAATVAMVRADKLPDYRREPNVGSFFKNPIISKNLAQELVAQYPALPHWPMADGRFKVAAAWLVDQAGWKGKRRGAVGIHPRQAIVLVNYDGADGAEVLAFADAIQADVLARFNVDLEIEPRVY, encoded by the coding sequence ATGGATATTCAGCGTCATGTTGATTTGCGGCCGTATAACACGCTTGGTATTAGCGTTCTTGCTGATTATTTTATTGAAGTAAGCAGCCTTGATGGCCTTAGTGAGGCAATTGAATTTAGTAGCCGTCGGCGTTTACGGCGAGTGTTTATCGGCGGTGGCAGCAATTTAGTGCTACGCGGCGATATTCACGGTTTGGTTATTCGTATGGCGATGCGAGGTATTAGCTGCGAGAGTAGTGGTGATGAGCGCCTCGTTACCGTAGCCGCTGGCGAGAATTGGGACGAGCTGGTGAAATATAGCTTGGCACAAGGCTGGTATGGCTTGGAAAACTTAATTTCTATCCCCGGTCAGGCGGGTGCCGCGCCAATACAAAATATTGGCGCCTATGGCGTAGAGCTCGCCAACGTACTGGACTCGGTTACTGGCTGGGATATTAACCTCAATGGCTTACGCACCTTAAGTGCCGACGATTGCCAGTTAGCCTACCGCGATAGTGTATTTAAGGGGGCATTGCGGGATGTGTTTATTATCACCGCAATAACATTGCGCTTGAGTGCTAAGCCAGCGCCGAATCTTAGTTATCCCGCCTTGCTTGAGGCCATAGCGGCGCAAGCCCCCGAGCAAGCGCCCAGCCCGGAACTGATCGCTGCGACCGTGGCTATGGTGCGGGCTGATAAGCTGCCAGATTATCGGCGGGAGCCGAATGTCGGAAGCTTCTTTAAGAACCCGATTATTTCCAAAAATCTTGCCCAAGAACTGGTCGCGCAATATCCGGCGTTGCCCCATTGGCCGATGGCCGATGGCCGCTTTAAAGTCGCGGCAGCGTGGTTGGTAGATCAGGCTGGCTGGAAGGGTAAGCGGCGTGGCGCGGTGGGAATTCACCCGCGCCAAGCCATTGTGCTGGTTAATTACGACGGCGCAGACGGCGCGGAAGTTTTGGCGTTCGCCGATGCAATACAGGCCGATGTGCTCGCGCGATTCAATGTCGACCTCGAAATTGAGCCCCGTGTTTATTGA
- a CDS encoding flavin reductase family protein: protein MSLDPREFRNALGQYPTGVCVITANPEGYKPFGMTVNSFASVSLDPALILWSLRNDSECLDAFNKSKMFTVNFLASDQVALSNAYSKKNDHDLVPEQFRIGKSGAPVLRNCLTSFECETWARYDGGDHIIVVGKVIEMETKPGAKPLVFHAGKYSELR, encoded by the coding sequence ATGAGTCTCGATCCGCGTGAATTTCGAAATGCCCTTGGCCAATACCCGACCGGCGTATGTGTAATAACGGCTAACCCTGAAGGCTATAAGCCATTTGGTATGACTGTTAATTCCTTTGCATCGGTGTCCTTGGACCCGGCTCTGATACTGTGGAGTCTGCGCAATGACTCAGAGTGTCTCGATGCTTTTAATAAATCCAAGATGTTCACGGTAAATTTTTTGGCCAGTGACCAAGTGGCGCTTTCCAATGCGTATTCTAAAAAGAATGATCACGACCTTGTTCCCGAGCAGTTTCGCATTGGTAAAAGTGGTGCGCCGGTTTTGCGTAATTGTTTAACAAGCTTTGAGTGTGAGACGTGGGCGCGCTACGATGGCGGCGATCATATCATTGTGGTCGGAAAAGTCATTGAGATGGAAACCAAACCCGGTGCCAAGCCTTTGGTGTTTCACGCGGGCAAATACAGTGAATTGCGCTAA
- a CDS encoding PhzF family phenazine biosynthesis protein produces MDYAFHTVDVFTPTPFSGAQITVFPQAEGLSARQMQVIAREINHPETVFVLPGKSTVSAELKVFSPLSERAVGSHSVVAAARALVHSKTLATSKENSTIQFSQGNKVFDVVLAQHEGRLITQLSMSVSAQVDRYVPDTKELQAALGLGAHDIETLKAKTLFVSCDSSYLIVPLRSLDAVYRARFNLEAWSRSSAGSAPVNEVLVYCSETESLQTDFHLRILGAHIAQDESPPVGAAIPAFVASLCETRGLADGTHAFWLERGRKAQRQSVLKVEFVKKATAAMVVRVGGDAVLVASGTMRAPENE; encoded by the coding sequence ATGGATTATGCATTTCACACCGTTGATGTATTTACCCCCACGCCGTTCAGCGGCGCCCAAATTACCGTATTTCCGCAAGCCGAAGGGTTGAGCGCAAGGCAAATGCAGGTAATTGCTAGGGAAATCAACCATCCTGAAACCGTGTTTGTGTTACCCGGCAAAAGCACAGTAAGTGCGGAATTAAAGGTGTTCTCTCCCTTAAGTGAAAGGGCGGTAGGTAGCCATAGTGTTGTTGCGGCGGCGCGCGCCTTGGTGCACAGCAAGACCTTAGCAACGAGCAAAGAAAATTCGACGATTCAATTCTCCCAAGGCAATAAAGTATTTGATGTGGTGTTGGCTCAGCATGAAGGGCGCTTAATAACCCAGCTGTCGATGTCGGTGAGTGCCCAAGTTGACCGCTATGTGCCAGACACCAAGGAGCTGCAAGCAGCGCTGGGCTTGGGTGCTCACGACATTGAAACCCTAAAAGCGAAAACCTTGTTTGTGAGTTGCGATTCCTCTTATTTAATTGTCCCGCTGCGCTCGCTCGACGCAGTTTACCGGGCGCGATTTAATTTAGAAGCGTGGTCGCGCAGCAGTGCGGGATCGGCGCCCGTAAACGAAGTGCTGGTATATTGCAGCGAAACGGAATCGCTGCAGACAGACTTTCATCTGCGTATACTGGGCGCCCATATCGCGCAAGACGAAAGTCCGCCGGTGGGCGCTGCTATTCCCGCCTTTGTGGCGAGCTTATGTGAAACCCGAGGCTTGGCCGATGGCACTCATGCCTTCTGGCTTGAGCGTGGCCGCAAAGCCCAACGCCAGAGTGTGTTAAAAGTAGAGTTTGTTAAAAAAGCGACGGCGGCAATGGTCGTAAGGGTTGGCGGCGATGCGGTACTGGTAGCCAGCGGCACTATGCGCGCCCCTGAAAATGAATAA
- the moaC gene encoding cyclic pyranopterin monophosphate synthase MoaC, protein MSGELTHFDPQGNAQMVDVTDKAVTQREARAAGSVIMAPATLALIASGGHKKGDVLAVARIAGIQGAKRCADLIPLCHPLMLSSVKLEFALDHERSAVDILAICKLAGQTGVEMEALTAVSVAALTIYDMCKAVDKAMQVTDIRLLAKSGGRSGDWRFDGAAKP, encoded by the coding sequence ATGAGCGGTGAATTGACCCATTTTGATCCCCAAGGCAACGCCCAGATGGTCGACGTGACCGATAAGGCCGTTACCCAGCGGGAGGCCCGAGCAGCAGGGTCGGTGATTATGGCGCCGGCAACGCTCGCACTAATCGCGAGCGGCGGCCATAAAAAAGGCGATGTTTTGGCTGTAGCGAGAATTGCGGGTATTCAAGGTGCCAAGCGTTGCGCAGACCTCATTCCCCTGTGCCACCCACTTATGCTGTCGTCGGTAAAACTTGAATTTGCGTTAGACCACGAGCGCAGCGCGGTAGATATTTTAGCAATATGTAAATTGGCAGGGCAGACCGGGGTCGAGATGGAGGCTTTGACTGCGGTGTCTGTGGCCGCATTGACCATCTATGACATGTGCAAGGCCGTTGATAAGGCGATGCAGGTAACCGACATTCGCCTATTGGCAAAGTCGGGTGGTCGCTCGGGTGACTGGCGGTTTGATGGGGCGGCTAAACCATGA
- the pgsA gene encoding CDP-diacylglycerol--glycerol-3-phosphate 3-phosphatidyltransferase produces MNIPNALTLFRIVLIPVLVVLFYMPIAHTYFLTAAVFAVAAMTDWLDGYLARKLGQSTALGAFLDPVADKLMVAVALALLIERYDASWFTIPAIIIIGREIVISALREWMAELGKRTSVAVSYLGKIKTTMQMVAIFGLLLVSPEHQGYLYYANIVCLYTAALLTLWSMLIYLHAAWPDLRDTAGD; encoded by the coding sequence ATGAATATACCGAATGCCTTGACCCTGTTCCGAATTGTGCTAATTCCGGTCCTGGTGGTTTTATTTTATATGCCTATCGCGCATACCTATTTTTTAACCGCGGCGGTATTTGCGGTGGCGGCCATGACCGATTGGTTAGACGGTTACCTTGCCCGCAAACTCGGACAGAGTACGGCGTTGGGCGCATTTCTCGACCCTGTTGCCGACAAGCTAATGGTGGCGGTGGCGCTGGCTTTGCTCATTGAACGCTACGACGCCTCGTGGTTTACCATACCCGCAATTATTATTATTGGCCGCGAAATAGTGATTTCCGCGCTGCGTGAGTGGATGGCCGAGCTGGGTAAACGCACCAGTGTGGCGGTATCGTATTTGGGCAAAATTAAGACAACGATGCAAATGGTCGCAATATTTGGCTTGCTTTTGGTTTCGCCTGAGCATCAAGGCTATTTGTATTACGCAAATATTGTGTGCTTATACACGGCGGCGCTGCTTACTTTATGGTCAATGTTGATTTATCTCCATGCGGCATGGCCAGATTTACGCGATACAGCAGGTGATTGA
- a CDS encoding MoaD/ThiS family protein, which produces MITVLFFAKYRELLGTAKISLSAADIDLTACTVAALKASLAERGALWRDVLAAENTLCAVNQDLAGDDTPISLGDEVAFYPPVTGG; this is translated from the coding sequence ATGATTACGGTATTGTTTTTCGCTAAATACCGCGAGTTGCTCGGTACTGCCAAAATTAGTTTGTCTGCGGCTGACATCGATTTAACAGCATGTACCGTGGCGGCGCTAAAGGCATCTTTAGCTGAGCGTGGTGCGCTGTGGCGTGATGTCTTAGCGGCGGAGAACACCCTGTGCGCGGTCAATCAAGATCTCGCTGGAGACGATACCCCAATTAGTCTCGGTGACGAAGTCGCGTTCTACCCACCGGTCACAGGGGGTTAA
- the rrtA gene encoding rhombosortase, with product MALFKKVSVGQFTFLRIIAALALLTATQACHLYWDMAWDRAKIGNGEFWRLITGHFVHNNSNHILLNSIGLSVVLLLIGDKFSTRTLCGLSVFIAFLTGLLLYVFELQLLYYVGFSAVLHGLVASYSITALRKTPGYACLILCLLGLKLAFEGQPQFTANLIGIRVATESHWWGFVSGILVGGIYTGILLKRKITTQMEQD from the coding sequence ATGGCGTTATTTAAAAAAGTCTCTGTAGGCCAATTCACTTTTCTGCGAATTATCGCGGCCCTTGCTTTATTAACCGCCACGCAGGCCTGCCACCTTTACTGGGACATGGCCTGGGATAGGGCAAAAATTGGAAATGGGGAATTTTGGCGACTCATTACCGGTCACTTTGTTCACAACAATAGCAACCACATATTACTCAATAGCATTGGGCTTAGCGTCGTACTGCTCCTGATCGGCGACAAATTTTCTACGCGAACGCTCTGCGGCCTAAGCGTGTTTATTGCATTTTTAACCGGACTGTTACTGTATGTATTTGAGTTGCAGCTTCTTTATTACGTAGGCTTTTCGGCAGTACTCCACGGTCTAGTCGCCAGCTATAGCATCACTGCACTGAGAAAAACCCCAGGCTACGCCTGCCTCATCTTGTGCTTGCTTGGCCTTAAATTGGCATTTGAAGGACAGCCGCAGTTCACCGCAAATTTAATTGGGATTAGGGTCGCGACTGAGTCGCACTGGTGGGGTTTTGTCAGTGGCATCCTCGTTGGCGGCATTTACACGGGCATATTACTAAAGCGAAAAATCACTACCCAAATGGAGCAGGACTAA
- the moaE gene encoding molybdopterin synthase catalytic subunit MoaE: protein MVSVGEADFDVGAECRALASHSRQSGAIVQFVGLMRDSNQGDDVLTMELEHYPGMTERCITEIVNRAQQRWPLFAVTVIHRVGVLQPQDQIVFVGVSAAHRLDAFQSCEFIMDYLKTEAPFWKKECTLNGEQRWVDARQTDQQARKRWQD from the coding sequence ATCGTTAGTGTTGGCGAAGCTGATTTTGATGTGGGTGCAGAGTGCAGAGCCCTAGCCTCACACTCGCGCCAGAGCGGGGCGATTGTGCAGTTCGTCGGGCTGATGCGAGACAGTAATCAGGGCGATGATGTGCTGACCATGGAATTAGAACATTACCCTGGCATGACCGAGCGATGCATTACTGAAATAGTCAATCGTGCGCAGCAGCGCTGGCCCTTGTTTGCTGTTACCGTCATCCATCGGGTTGGTGTACTTCAGCCCCAGGATCAAATCGTTTTTGTTGGGGTGAGCGCAGCGCATCGTCTGGATGCCTTTCAAAGCTGTGAATTTATTATGGACTATTTAAAGACCGAGGCGCCCTTTTGGAAAAAGGAGTGTACTCTCAATGGTGAGCAGCGTTGGGTAGACGCGCGTCAAACCGACCAGCAGGCACGTAAGCGTTGGCAGGACTAG
- a CDS encoding low molecular weight protein-tyrosine-phosphatase, with amino-acid sequence MAIKVLFVCLGNICRSPTAHGVFQKLLNDAGLHDEIQVDSAGTGDWHIGRSPDQRSQAAALSRQYDLSSLRARQVCKADFETFDYILAMDECNLADLQAMHTHQAKCELALFLTYAKHTARREVPDPYYGGEQGFDEVLDLVEDAAEGLLHHICAHHGLGNGAAL; translated from the coding sequence ATGGCCATCAAGGTATTATTTGTATGTCTTGGCAATATTTGTCGCTCGCCGACGGCTCACGGTGTCTTTCAGAAGCTCCTAAACGATGCCGGTCTACACGACGAGATACAGGTTGACTCGGCGGGCACGGGTGACTGGCACATCGGTCGCAGTCCCGATCAACGCAGCCAGGCAGCAGCGCTGAGCCGCCAGTATGATCTCTCGTCATTGCGCGCGCGACAGGTCTGCAAAGCTGATTTCGAAACCTTTGATTATATCTTGGCCATGGATGAGTGTAATTTGGCGGATTTACAAGCTATGCACACTCACCAGGCGAAGTGTGAGCTAGCTTTGTTTTTGACTTATGCGAAACACACCGCACGACGCGAAGTACCGGATCCTTATTACGGTGGGGAGCAGGGCTTTGATGAGGTGCTGGACTTGGTGGAAGACGCCGCTGAAGGCTTATTACACCATATTTGTGCTCATCACGGCCTTGGCAACGGCGCGGCGCTGTAA